One window of Colias croceus chromosome 6, ilColCroc2.1 genomic DNA carries:
- the LOC123692541 gene encoding uncharacterized protein LOC123692541 — translation MDSEILYVNDHPCPHRIVRIPGDGSCLFHSLSFSMYGNTESSYEIRLAIVEYVVAHWDEFKVYTCDEHGDPYIDADLYSTAMVKTTTYGSVSELMAAAALYPYAFEVYENGLLRGSFGGDYGIINL, via the coding sequence GTGAATGACCATCCATGCCCACACCGGATTGTCCGTATACCTGGTGATGGTTCGTGTCTATTTCATTCTTTGTCATTCTCTATGTATGGGAATACTGAGTCGTCGTATGAGATTAGACTTGCTATAGTGGAGTATGTGGTAGCGCATTGGGACGAGTTCAAAGTGTATACGTGTGACGAGCACGGAGACCCCTACATTGACGCCGACCTGTACTCGACGGCAATGGTAAAAACAACTACCTATGGCTCCGTGTCTGAACTTATGGCTGCCGCAGCTTTGTATCCGTACGCTTTCGAGGTTTACGAAAACGGCCTTTTGAGAGGATCATTCGGTGGTGATTATGGAA